The Alteribacter populi genomic sequence GGTGCAGCCGATGAAGCACTAACCGTGGCAGCTATTGATCGAAATGACAGAATTGCCGGATTCTCTTCAAGAGGACTTCGATATGGAGATAAAGCAATCAAACCGGACATTGCTGCTCCTGGGGTAGGCATTGTAGCAGCTCGGTCTGATTTTGCATCAGGGTCGGGTTTCTATACGGGAAAAAGCGGAACATCGATGGCAACTCCTCATGTAGCAGGTGCAGCAGCCATTCTTGCCCAAAAGCATCCGGAATGGAGTGGTACAGAAATTAAACACGCACTCATGAGTTCAGCAAAGGGCATCGAAGACCACAAGCCATTTGAAGTGGGGGCAGGGGCACTTGATCTTGAAGCCGCTTTAAATGATGTTCGAGCAACGGGTTCTTTGTCCTTTGGATTTTTCCAATGGCCACATGATGAGGCTGAAAGTGTAGAGAGAGTGGTTATGTATTACAACGATAGTGATGAAGACATCACACTTCACTTAGAAGCAACATTTACCAAAGAAGATGGCACGAGTGCAGCAGAAGGTACATTAACCGTTTCTGAAAGTGATGTTACAATACCGGCAAATAGTAAAGAAGAAGTCAGTGTTACTGTGGATCCGAAACTAGCCGATTTAGGAGCTACGTATCAAGGAAGTTTAGTGGCCTCTCACGATGGGCATGTTGTTGCACGTTCGGTATTAGCGATGACAAAAGAAGAAGAGAAATATCCACTTACGATTAAAGCAATCGACAGAGATGGTTCCCAAGCTTTAGCCTATGTTGGTATCGTAAATGAGGGTCGTCAAACAAGCATGACCGCAGTTGATGGAGAGGTCGAACTTCGGCTGACACCAGGAACGTATTCTGTTATGTCACTAATGGATGTTGATGTAGGTACACCTGATGAAGGAGTAGCATTAGTAGGAGATCCGGAAGTGCTACTAGATGGTCCAAAAACAGTCGAGCTTGATGCAAGAGAGGTAAATGAAATTTCAGCAAATGTTCCAAAGAAAACAGAAGCTAATTACAGGAGAGTAGAATATTACCGATCCCTTGGAGATCAAGAGATAAATGACATTTGGATGTTACCTGTATGGACTGAAAGAATGTATGCCGCGCCAACAAAAGCAGTCGAGCATGGAGAGTTTGAAATGCTAACGCGCTGGCGGTTGATAAAGCCGTACCTCACAATTAAAGCAAGAGGGACTGATCTAAACCTCCTTCCAATGGGTGGAAGTACGCTAATAGAAGGAAAATATAATTTATCTGCTGTCTATGCAGGGAAAGGCAAAGAGGAGGACTATAAAGCTTTAAATGTCGAAGAAAATGCGGTTATTGTTGATCGAAACGAGGAAATAAGTGGAAGAGAACAAGCCCAGGTAGCTTTGGATGCTGGAGCTAATTTGTTAATCATTGTTAACGATAAAGATCAAAAGTTCAACGAATATGTTGGTAATGATACAGATATTCCGTTAGCTGTAGCTGGGATTTCAAAAAGTCAAGGTGAAGAACTGATTAGTGCTACCGATAAAGGTAGATTGATGCTTAATATAGAGATGTCACCTGACACGCCCTATGTGTATGACTTGGTAGACGTCCACACCAATCATATACCCGATAATTTAGCTTATGCACCAAAACCGAAGGAATTGGTGAAAATTGATAGCCGATATAAATCTGATCGCGAAGCACCAGGTGCGGAGTTTAGGTATGACATGAGACCTCATACATTTCGTGCTATGGGCTTCCCACAACGACTTTCCCTACCTGCTGAAAGGGAGGAGTGGGTATCAGCACCTCAAGATACAACGTGGTATCAAAAAGCAGAAGTTCTTGATAATAGATGGGAAATAAGACCACCAGCCGTGTCGTATGAGCCTGGTCAACGATTGCAGCAAGACTGGTTTAGTCCTATTGTCCGTCCGCGTTTCGGAGAGGGCTTTTGGACACCTCATCGACAAAATAATTCCGCTTCGATCAATGTCCCTTCTTGGGCTGACTCAGGTGTTGGTCACACCGGTAGTAATCTAGGTGATAACAGTAGCCAACAACAAAAACTTCAGCTATGGCAGGGAGACACGTTGTTAAGCGAATCCAATACCCAGGCGATCTATGCATCCGACATTCTTGCAGAGGAGCGTACCGAATATCGCATTGTCAATGAAGCAACTCGTGATGAAGAGCGATGGAATACATCGGTCCGAACGCATACAGAGTGGACGTTCGAAACCGAAAAACCAGAAGATTGGCAAGCCTATTTCCCATTATTGTCACTCGATTATAATGTGGATACAAATATGAATGGTGAAGCAGTAGCAGGGCGCTCTACAAATCTAGAATTATCCGTAGCGACGATTGATGGTGTGGACGGATATGGAGAAATTGAGGGAGCAACATTGAAAGCTTCGTTTGATGAAGGAAAAACATGGAAAGAGGTAAAGCTTGAGCGTGAAGGTGATTCGTTCATCACAACCATTACTTCTCCTAGAGATGCGTCATCTGTTTCAATAAAAGCAACAGGTTGGGATACTAAAGGAAACCATATTTCACAAGAAATCATTAAAGCTTACCTTTTAAGGTAAGCGGTCCGTATAAAAGACCATGTCAGGGTAAATCGAGGAACTAGTGTAGTAGCACTAGTTCCTTTCTTAAGAGTTAAGAAGTTAAAATAGGACCTTAACGCCGCTCGTCTCAAGGGAAAAAAGTATCCTTGAAACTTTAGAACATGCGGCGGAAACTTACGGTGTTTTTACGACCGTTAGGCGGTTTTTCTTATACTTATGGTTAAACAAAATTATTAATTGTACGGTACTTATCTACAAGTGCCTGAGCTAGTTCGTTTGCTTTGTCTCGTTCTTTATTTTCCATATAGTAATCAAAAAGTACAATTTGATAATGTTCTGAGGGAAGGGAATTTCCATTTTCCTTAAAATAAGGGTATGCTTTCGTTTCAATGTATTGGTAGTACAAATCCTTCTTTTCTTGGATTTTATACATATGTAAGGTAAAAAGATGGATAAACGTTTCAGATGATATTTTATTCGCTAAAGAAAGACCCTCCTCTGCTAGGCTTAAAAGTCTAGCTTTTGATGTTTTCCCATCACTGGTTAATGCATTCACAAATCCTTCTAAGGAGCCTAAATAAAAAGGACTTTCAGGGTCTTTCTTTTTCATGGACTTATAGTAGAGGTCACTTGCTTTCTTAAAGTTTCCTAGACGAACTTGTTGATAGGCATAGTTGTGCAGGGTTAGTGCCTGCTGATGGATCAATCCTAAACTATCGGTCATTTCTATTAACCTTTCGTATTCGGTATGGACCGGGTTACCTTCTTGTTCAATTTGAATCAGCATGAGCATCTCAGTCTCAATCATACGAACGAAACAACGATGCTTAGTAAAGAACTGGAGAGCAAGATTAGCATAATAATACGCTAAAACCCGTGAGTTAATAGAATGATAGGCAAGAGCGAAATCATAGTAATACTCATGGTTATTATACTCATCGATAGATACGTTACGTAAGTAGGAAATGGCTTCATCATAATCAAATTTGTATTTCATACTATAAATACTTTTTATATGCCAAAGCATGTTCTGCTCTTTAGGAGAATGGTTCGTACTTGAATCCATTTCATCAATAAGTGGTTTCACAAGATGATGTTTATTATTTAGTAAATAGTACCTCGCAAGTAGCAGCGTATATGAATGGTAAAAGTCAGGAGTGTGAAGGATTTTAATATCTTCTATTTGTACTCTAACCTCTTTAGCCTTATCCTTATAGTGCATAATGATGGCATCTTCCCACTTTTTTAGTAAACTTGTTAAGCTTAGATAATTTTTTATTTCTTTTTGCATATCAATCCCCAACCGTTTGGCAAGTAAGTCAATGATGTCACCGGATACTTCTGTTAATCCTCGTTCAATCTTACTGACATGAGTGTTTGAACAAATGCCTAGACCAATGTCACTCTGTTTTAATTGCTGCTGTTCCCTGTAAAATTTTATGATTTTTCCTTCTAACATGATGTATCCAACCTTTCAAAAAGTTAATGAATAGAGCACGATGCAACGATGAAAAATCAATAAAAGCTATTCTATTATTATATGTGTTCCTTCTTTCGTTTAATAGATTTAAAATGCAACGGAAACTTAGGGAATGGGACGGAGTACTGCACGAAAGGCGAGAGCAACCGTTATCAGGTAGAGGTTCCAACCATTTTATGAATCTCGGCGTCAATAGCCAAAACTTTCATCACTATGGTATAATGGGAACGTACATTCTCTATATGCGCGTTTTTTTACTGCATTCTCATTTAACAATGGAGGTATTTATGCCGGTCATTTTAGCAGAGAAGCCAAGTCAAGCAAAAGCCTATGCTGAAGCTTTTTCAAAGGTGAAACGAGAAGATGGGTATTTTTATATTCCGGCATGTTCGACCTTTCCAATGGGTGCTCATTTAACATGGGGGATTGGTCATTTAGTCGAGTTGAAAAATCCGAATGAATACAAGGTAGAATGGAAGAGGTGGTCTCTTTCAAAGTTACCGATTATCCCGGAAACTTTTGAGTTTAAGCCGTCTGCAAAAACGAGAAAGCAATTTAACATAGTGAAGAGGCTTCTAAAAGAAACGGACGAAATTATCGTAGCGACTGATTGTGATCGTGAAGGGGAAAATATCGCGAGAAGTATTATTCGATTATCGGGAGCTTCCCGTAAGCCAACGAAACGGTTATGGATCAATAGTCTTGAAGTTAATGAAGTAAGAAAAGGGTTTCAAAATTTAAAGGACGGGACTCATTATTTACCGCTTTATCAGGAAGCGCAAGCGAGGCAGGTTAGTGATTGGCTTGTTGGGATCAACACGAGTCGGCTTTATACGCTCCTTCTTCAAAAAAAAGGCATACAAGATGTGTTTAGTGTGGGGCGGGTTCAAACTCCGACACTGAAATTAATTTATGACCGTGAGAAAGAAATTGAAGATTTTAAGCCTGAGCCTTTCTTTGAAATTGAAGGACATTTTCATACGGAGAAGGGTTCTTATAAAGGAAAGGTGAAGAAACGTTATAAAACGAAAGAAGAGGTCGACAAGATTTTACAAGAACACCACATTTCTTCTGAAGTAAAAGGGGTCATTGAGGAAGTTAAAAAAGAAATGAAACGGCAAAAGCCGCCAAAGCTACATTCTCTTTCAAGTTTACAATCTCTTCTCAACAAAAAGTATAAGTACAGCCCTTCCAAGGTTTTAAAAACCGTTCAATCCCTTTACGATCAACCTCTAAAGCTTGTTAGCTACCCGCGTACAGATACGCAGCATATTACTGAAAACGAATTTAACTACCTTAAGTCTAACTTGTCTGCTTATCAGAATATAGCTGGGACTTCATTTGCTCCCTCTTCAACAAAACCAAACAAACGCTATGTAGATGGAAGTAAAGTGCAGGAACACTATGCGATCATTCCGACGAAAAAGCTGCCGGATCAAAAAACGCTTGCAAGCTTGAATCGAGATCAGCGGAACGTTTATTTTGAAATATTAAACAGTATGCTTGCGATGTTTCATCATGATTACGTATATGAGGAAACGACGATCATAACCGATGTGAAGTCTCTTGAATTTTTTAGTAAGGGTAAAGTCGAGAAGGATCAGGGGTGGAAAGCTCTATTTCAAAAATCATCAGCTGATCAGAAGAAAGATAAGGAACCACTGCTTCCTCCTGTGGCGAAAGGAATGGCAGCCAGGGCTGAAATTGCGACCAAGGAAGGAGCGACTAAACCTCTTAAACCTTATACAGAAGGTCAGCTCATTAATATGATGAAAACGTGTGGACAGGCGATTGAAGATGATGAGGAAGCCAAATCCACATTAAAGGATGTCGAAGGATTAGGAACGGAAGCGACAAGGAGCAGTATTATCGAGACGCTTATTAAACAAGAGTATATTTACGTGAAGAAGAATGTTGTGACTGTCTCTGAAAAAGGAAAGCTCTTGTGTCAGGCAGTAGATGGGACTTTACTGTCCAAGCCTACGATGACGGCAAAGTGGGAGATGTATTTAAAGAAAATCGGTGAAGGGAAGGCACAGTCAAAAGCCTTTATTGATAATACCATCGCTTTTACTCATAAAATCGTTCAAGAGGCTGGAGGAAGCGTTGAGAAAATAAACGTGAGTACCACCGTTACGGAGAGGAATAAGAGTAATCAAATTGCTTTATGCCCCGCTTGCAAGACAGGATTCATTGCAGACCGGAAGACCTTTTACGGATGCTCCGAGTACAGGAAAGGGTGTAAGCAGACATTTAGTAAGAAAATTCTCGGAAAGGCCCTTACAAAAAGCCAAATTAAGCAGCTATGCGAAAAAGGAAAGACGAATAAGATTAAAGGTTTTAAAGGAAAGAAAACGTTTGATGCGGCGTTGGCACTCAAAGAGGGGAAGGTCCATTTTTTATTTAATCAGGTTAAGAACTAAAGATGTTCTTTTGCAGCAGCTTGGAGGATATAGCTTTAGTTGGTTGGGGTGACAGGGGCTTATCCAGTTTCCATAATAGAAAAAATATCATAATTCTGATAGTAAGACGGGCCTAACAATATTTCAAGATAGATTGATAGGTTTCTAAGGCTAAAAAATACTTCCAAATCCGAAATAAATTTCGTATAGTAGTTCTAGAGGAATAATAGAAATGGGGGCAGGAGGATGCTGCAGTCTCGTGAGGAAGTGCTAGCTTTTACGAAACAGCTTGTTAGTATTGAAAGTATTGTGAATACGGATGGAGAAAAAGTGATGGCTCATTCGCTTCATACACTGATCTCATCTTTTTCTTATTTTACGGATCACCCAACGAATGTGACGATTGAACAAACTGTCGACGATGAGCAGGAAAGGTATAATGTCCTTGCTTTTGTAAAAG encodes the following:
- a CDS encoding S8 family peptidase; translation: MNKWYLKSLLLSVIAVLLLIDPFLQASAVQAEGENHEFNAGERQVIEGEVGEDTQVITLITGDVVTINNMRDGKSTVDLESAEENGDGFRIITLDDDTFVFPNEAMPYLTAGKLDMELFNLSKLVEYEFDDHNVESVPIILEYEEIKANTFTTPSLPKGAEKKRDLKSINGAAVEAEKKQVKSFWEDVTQEEMNNRSVDSVSFNKGIEKIWLDSRVEVQIDESVSQVNAPNAWDAGYTGEGVTVAVLDTGIDPDHPDIKNQLDEAVSFVPEEVVDDKNGHGTHVASTVLGSGDASEGQYKGVAPDARLIVGKVLGDGGTGLTSWIIEGMEWAAENAEVVNMSLGGDPTDGTDPMSVAVNSLTEETGTLFVIAAGNSGGLETVGSPGAADEALTVAAIDRNDRIAGFSSRGLRYGDKAIKPDIAAPGVGIVAARSDFASGSGFYTGKSGTSMATPHVAGAAAILAQKHPEWSGTEIKHALMSSAKGIEDHKPFEVGAGALDLEAALNDVRATGSLSFGFFQWPHDEAESVERVVMYYNDSDEDITLHLEATFTKEDGTSAAEGTLTVSESDVTIPANSKEEVSVTVDPKLADLGATYQGSLVASHDGHVVARSVLAMTKEEEKYPLTIKAIDRDGSQALAYVGIVNEGRQTSMTAVDGEVELRLTPGTYSVMSLMDVDVGTPDEGVALVGDPEVLLDGPKTVELDAREVNEISANVPKKTEANYRRVEYYRSLGDQEINDIWMLPVWTERMYAAPTKAVEHGEFEMLTRWRLIKPYLTIKARGTDLNLLPMGGSTLIEGKYNLSAVYAGKGKEEDYKALNVEENAVIVDRNEEISGREQAQVALDAGANLLIIVNDKDQKFNEYVGNDTDIPLAVAGISKSQGEELISATDKGRLMLNIEMSPDTPYVYDLVDVHTNHIPDNLAYAPKPKELVKIDSRYKSDREAPGAEFRYDMRPHTFRAMGFPQRLSLPAEREEWVSAPQDTTWYQKAEVLDNRWEIRPPAVSYEPGQRLQQDWFSPIVRPRFGEGFWTPHRQNNSASINVPSWADSGVGHTGSNLGDNSSQQQKLQLWQGDTLLSESNTQAIYASDILAEERTEYRIVNEATRDEERWNTSVRTHTEWTFETEKPEDWQAYFPLLSLDYNVDTNMNGEAVAGRSTNLELSVATIDGVDGYGEIEGATLKASFDEGKTWKEVKLEREGDSFITTITSPRDASSVSIKATGWDTKGNHISQEIIKAYLLR
- a CDS encoding helix-turn-helix domain-containing protein → MLEGKIIKFYREQQQLKQSDIGLGICSNTHVSKIERGLTEVSGDIIDLLAKRLGIDMQKEIKNYLSLTSLLKKWEDAIIMHYKDKAKEVRVQIEDIKILHTPDFYHSYTLLLARYYLLNNKHHLVKPLIDEMDSSTNHSPKEQNMLWHIKSIYSMKYKFDYDEAISYLRNVSIDEYNNHEYYYDFALAYHSINSRVLAYYYANLALQFFTKHRCFVRMIETEMLMLIQIEQEGNPVHTEYERLIEMTDSLGLIHQQALTLHNYAYQQVRLGNFKKASDLYYKSMKKKDPESPFYLGSLEGFVNALTSDGKTSKARLLSLAEEGLSLANKISSETFIHLFTLHMYKIQEKKDLYYQYIETKAYPYFKENGNSLPSEHYQIVLFDYYMENKERDKANELAQALVDKYRTINNFV
- a CDS encoding type IA DNA topoisomerase; protein product: MPVILAEKPSQAKAYAEAFSKVKREDGYFYIPACSTFPMGAHLTWGIGHLVELKNPNEYKVEWKRWSLSKLPIIPETFEFKPSAKTRKQFNIVKRLLKETDEIIVATDCDREGENIARSIIRLSGASRKPTKRLWINSLEVNEVRKGFQNLKDGTHYLPLYQEAQARQVSDWLVGINTSRLYTLLLQKKGIQDVFSVGRVQTPTLKLIYDREKEIEDFKPEPFFEIEGHFHTEKGSYKGKVKKRYKTKEEVDKILQEHHISSEVKGVIEEVKKEMKRQKPPKLHSLSSLQSLLNKKYKYSPSKVLKTVQSLYDQPLKLVSYPRTDTQHITENEFNYLKSNLSAYQNIAGTSFAPSSTKPNKRYVDGSKVQEHYAIIPTKKLPDQKTLASLNRDQRNVYFEILNSMLAMFHHDYVYEETTIITDVKSLEFFSKGKVEKDQGWKALFQKSSADQKKDKEPLLPPVAKGMAARAEIATKEGATKPLKPYTEGQLINMMKTCGQAIEDDEEAKSTLKDVEGLGTEATRSSIIETLIKQEYIYVKKNVVTVSEKGKLLCQAVDGTLLSKPTMTAKWEMYLKKIGEGKAQSKAFIDNTIAFTHKIVQEAGGSVEKINVSTTVTERNKSNQIALCPACKTGFIADRKTFYGCSEYRKGCKQTFSKKILGKALTKSQIKQLCEKGKTNKIKGFKGKKTFDAALALKEGKVHFLFNQVKN